One genomic window of Halovivax cerinus includes the following:
- a CDS encoding PUA domain-containing protein, with amino-acid sequence MTDAVDRSTLRRIAEYQFGSGAGDALFPADESPTITRTSGGRPQQIHVDEERLASFGTDGRFTLGLAGGRRLADALDAPASRVVVDDESEPFVRDGKNVFAKFVRAVGDEVRPGDEVVVCHERGDVLAVGRAELSADGMEDFETGMAVKVREGAPDAE; translated from the coding sequence ATGACTGACGCGGTCGATCGGTCGACGCTGCGGCGGATCGCCGAGTACCAGTTCGGATCGGGCGCCGGCGACGCCCTGTTCCCGGCGGACGAATCACCCACGATCACCCGAACGAGTGGCGGTCGCCCCCAGCAGATCCACGTCGACGAGGAGAGACTCGCCTCGTTCGGAACGGACGGACGATTCACGCTCGGACTGGCGGGCGGGCGGCGACTCGCCGACGCGCTCGACGCGCCGGCGAGTCGCGTCGTAGTCGACGACGAGAGCGAGCCCTTCGTCCGCGACGGCAAGAACGTCTTCGCGAAGTTCGTCCGCGCCGTCGGAGACGAGGTCCGTCCCGGCGACGAGGTCGTCGTCTGCCACGAACGGGGCGACGTGCTGGCGGTCGGGCGCGCTGAGCTATCGGCGGACGGAATGGAAGACTTCGAGACGGGGATGGCGGTGAAGGTCCGTGAGGGTGCCCCTGACGCGGAGTGA
- a CDS encoding nascent polypeptide-associated complex protein, whose protein sequence is MFGGGGGLDPRKMEQMMNQMGIDMDELDAEEVIIRTADHDLVFESPDVTKMDARGQETFQIIGTPSERDRSEGSADGSSSDGASFDAEDVDLVATRTGASEEDARAALEANDGDLAAAVAELE, encoded by the coding sequence ATGTTCGGGGGAGGCGGCGGACTCGACCCGCGGAAGATGGAACAGATGATGAACCAGATGGGCATCGACATGGACGAGCTCGACGCCGAAGAGGTGATCATCCGGACGGCCGATCACGACCTCGTCTTCGAGTCGCCCGACGTCACCAAGATGGACGCCCGTGGCCAGGAGACCTTCCAGATCATCGGCACCCCGTCGGAGCGCGACCGCAGCGAGGGGAGTGCTGACGGATCCAGTTCGGACGGCGCCAGCTTCGACGCCGAGGACGTCGACCTCGTCGCGACGCGAACGGGAGCGAGCGAGGAGGACGCGCGAGCGGCGCTCGAGGCGAACGACGGCGACCTGGCGGCGGCCGTCGCCGAGCTGGAGTGA